In one Capricornis sumatraensis isolate serow.1 chromosome 1, serow.2, whole genome shotgun sequence genomic region, the following are encoded:
- the CIAO1 gene encoding probable cytosolic iron-sulfur protein assembly protein CIAO1, translating to MKDSLVLLSRILAHPDSRCWFLAWNPAGTLLASCGGDRSVRIWGREGDSWVCKSVLCEGHQRTVRKVAWSPCGNYLASASFDATTCIWKKNEDDFECVTTLEGHENEVKSVAWAPSGNLLATCSRDKSVWVWEVDEEDEYECVSVLNSHTQDVKHVVWHPSQELLASASYDDTVKLYREEEDDWVCCATLEGHESTVWSLAFDPSGQRLASCSDDRTVRIWHQYLPGNEQGVACSGSEASWKCVCTLSGFHSRTIYDVAWCQLTGALATACGDDAIRVFEEDPGSDPQQPTFSMTAHVPQAHSQDVNCVAWNPKERGLLASCSDDGELAFWKYQPSEGI from the exons ATGAAGGACTCGCTGGTGCTGCTTAGCCGTATCCTGGCGCACCCGGACTCCCGCTGCTGGTTCCTGGCCTGGAACCCCGCGGGAACCTTGCTGGCCTCGTGCGGTGGTGACCGCAGCGTCCGAATCTGGGGCAGGGAGG GTGACAGCTGGGTCTGCAAATCTGTCCTTTGTGAAGGCCACCAGCGCACCGTGCGGAAGGTGGCCTGGTCTCCATGCGGAAATTACCTGGCCTCGGCCAGCTTTGATGCCACCACTTGCATTTGGAAGAAGAATGAGGATGACTTTGAG TGTGTAACCACTCTGGAGGGCCATGAAAATGAGGTCAAATCAGTGGCCTGGGCTCCGTCTGGCAACCTCCTTGCCACCTGCAGCCGAGACAAGAGTGTGTGGGTCTGGGAAG TTGATGAAGAGGATGAGTATGAATGTGTCAGTGTCCTCAACTCCCACACACAGGATGTCAAGCATGTGGTTTGGCACCCGAGCCAGGAG CTGCTGGCCTCCGCCAGCTATGACGACACAGTGAAGCTCTACCGGGAGGAAGAGGATGACTGGGTGTGCTGCGCCACCCTCGAAGGCCACGAGTCCACCGTGTGGAGCTTGGCCTTTGACCCCAGTGGCCAGCGCCTGGCGTCTTGCAGTGACGACCGCACCGTGCGCATCTGGCACCAGTATCTTCCAGGCAACGAGCAAG GGGTGGCGTGCAGCGGCTCCGAGGCCAGCTGGAAGTGTGTCTGCACCTTGTCAGGCTTCCACTCCAGGACCATTTATGATGTCGCTTG gtgtCAGCTGACAGGGGCCCTGGCTACCGCCTGTGGGGATGATGCCATCCGAGTGTTTGAGGAGGATCCCGGCTCAGACCCGCAGCAGCCCACCTTCTCCATGACAGCCCACGTGCCTCAGGCCCACTCCCAGGATGTCAACTGCGTGGCCTGGAACCCCAAGGAACGGGGGCTTCTGGCCTCCTGCAGTGACGATGGAGAGTTGGCCTTCTGGAAGTATCAGCCGTCTGAAGGCATCTGA
- the TMEM127 gene encoding transmembrane protein 127 isoform X1 → MYAPGGAGLPGGRRRRSPGGSALPKQPERSLASALPGALSITALCTALAEPAWLHIHGGTCSRQELGVSDVLGYVHPDLLKDFCMNPQTVLLLRVIAAFCFLGILCSLSAFLLDVFGPKHPALKITRRYAFAHILTVLQCATVIGFSYWASELILAQQQQHKKYHGSQVYVTFAVSFYLVAGAGGASILATAANLLRHYPTEEEEQALELLSEMEENEPYPAEYEVINQFQPPPAYTP, encoded by the exons ATGTACGCCCCCGGAGGCGCAGGGCTGCCCGGCGGGCGCCGGCGGAGGAGCCCGGGAGGCAGCGCTCTGCCCAAGCAGCCGGAGCGTAGTCTGGCCTCGGCCCTGCCGggtgccctgtccatcaccgcgCTGTGCACCGCGCTCGCCGAGCCTGCCTGGCTGCACATCCACGGTGGCACCTGTTCCCGCCAAGAGCTGGGGGTCTCCGACGTCCTAGGCTACGTGCACCCGGACCTGCTGAAAG ACTTCTGCATGAATCCCCAGACAGTCCTGCTCCTGCGGGTCATTGCTGCCTTCTGCTTCCTGGGCATCCTGTGCAGCCTCTCTGCGTTCCTTCTGGATGTCTTCGGGCCCAAGCACCCCGCCCTGAAAATCACCCGTCGCTATGCCTTCGCCCACATTCTCACGG TCCTGCAGTGTGCCACAGTCATTGGCTTCTCTTACTGGGCTTCCGAACTCATCCTGgcccagcagcagcaacataagaAGTACCACGGGTCCCAGGTTTACGTCACCTTTGCTGTTAGCTTCTACCTGGTGGCTGGCGCTGGCGGGGCCTCCATCCTGGCCACAGCGGCCAATCTCCTGCGCCACTACcccacagaggaggaggagcaagCGCTGGAGCTGCTCTCGGAGATGGAGGAGAACGAGCCCTACCCGGCAGAGTACGAGGTCATCAACCAGTTCCAGCCGCCCCCGGCCTATACACCCTAG
- the TMEM127 gene encoding transmembrane protein 127 isoform X2, with protein sequence MNPQTVLLLRVIAAFCFLGILCSLSAFLLDVFGPKHPALKITRRYAFAHILTVLQCATVIGFSYWASELILAQQQQHKKYHGSQVYVTFAVSFYLVAGAGGASILATAANLLRHYPTEEEEQALELLSEMEENEPYPAEYEVINQFQPPPAYTP encoded by the exons ATGAATCCCCAGACAGTCCTGCTCCTGCGGGTCATTGCTGCCTTCTGCTTCCTGGGCATCCTGTGCAGCCTCTCTGCGTTCCTTCTGGATGTCTTCGGGCCCAAGCACCCCGCCCTGAAAATCACCCGTCGCTATGCCTTCGCCCACATTCTCACGG TCCTGCAGTGTGCCACAGTCATTGGCTTCTCTTACTGGGCTTCCGAACTCATCCTGgcccagcagcagcaacataagaAGTACCACGGGTCCCAGGTTTACGTCACCTTTGCTGTTAGCTTCTACCTGGTGGCTGGCGCTGGCGGGGCCTCCATCCTGGCCACAGCGGCCAATCTCCTGCGCCACTACcccacagaggaggaggagcaagCGCTGGAGCTGCTCTCGGAGATGGAGGAGAACGAGCCCTACCCGGCAGAGTACGAGGTCATCAACCAGTTCCAGCCGCCCCCGGCCTATACACCCTAG